A genomic segment from Variovorax paradoxus B4 encodes:
- the flhD gene encoding flagellar transcriptional regulator FlhD, translating into MSVANGEISREIGDINLAYMLLAQKLVKQDRVAAMFRLGVSSELADMLASMSLAQIVKLAASNFLLCSFRLNEHASMSAVVGEGKDTMLQQAHMSILMSARSLQTRKTAVAA; encoded by the coding sequence ATGAGCGTAGCCAACGGCGAAATCTCCCGGGAAATCGGCGACATCAACCTCGCCTACATGCTGCTGGCGCAGAAACTGGTCAAGCAGGACCGCGTGGCGGCGATGTTCCGGCTCGGCGTGAGCAGCGAACTGGCCGACATGCTGGCCAGCATGTCGCTTGCGCAGATCGTCAAGCTGGCGGCATCGAACTTCCTGCTGTGCAGTTTCCGGCTGAACGAGCACGCCTCGATGTCGGCGGTGGTTGGCGAAGGTAAGGACACGATGCTGCAACAAGCACACATGTCGATCCTGATGTCGGCAAGAAGCCTGCAGACCCGAAAGACAGCGGTGGCCGCATGA
- a CDS encoding EscU/YscU/HrcU family type III secretion system export apparatus switch protein — MTAPAQPRQGAVALSHADTAKAPVVVAKGYGVTAESILRQARENGVYVHASPDLVRLLMQVDLDRQIPPQLYLAVAEVMAWIHGIENDRGHAAD, encoded by the coding sequence ATGACGGCCCCCGCGCAACCGCGCCAGGGCGCTGTGGCCCTGTCCCACGCCGACACCGCGAAGGCCCCGGTGGTCGTGGCCAAGGGCTACGGCGTGACGGCGGAATCGATCCTGCGGCAGGCGCGAGAGAACGGCGTCTACGTGCACGCCTCGCCGGACCTGGTCCGGCTGCTGATGCAGGTGGACCTCGATCGGCAGATCCCGCCGCAGCTCTACCTGGCGGTAGCGGAGGTCATGGCGTGGATCCACGGAATCGAGAACGACAGGGGCCATGCAGCAGACTGA
- a CDS encoding flagellar hook-length control protein FliK → MNRPIGPAVDVALLASKLSSARPDLAVLQTEVGTSMPVGPMVEIQKVKNDVRLPSHAMLEARLPAGAAPAPPRADAPPSIDTQWSAAARVISAVLADLDAESEPVRGAAPVWASPQEAPSGAVLAAALARSVSGSGLFYESHLLEFAMGLRTLSQLAEEPQVRLTQPLQQPATAAAPLGQPVLAVQPAAAQAPAAAPLSAAGGPAPAPSDALPQALPSAQIHQAAVASATHMAAMAGGERMAGPGIGETGASASSARAAAPAAAAAELIHPQTATLVHQQLDLLATAVFRWSGQAWPNVPMAWSIHEETAEQPDHAPEDRGDGRSTPPRRWTTTVSLTLPKLGAVDLRLSLTGELVQAHLAASQAATLARLRSGGGELAPRLEAAGLRLQDLQITAMERTA, encoded by the coding sequence ATGAACAGACCGATCGGACCTGCCGTCGATGTTGCGCTGCTTGCCTCGAAGCTTTCTTCGGCGCGGCCGGACCTCGCCGTGCTGCAGACCGAGGTCGGCACCAGCATGCCGGTCGGGCCGATGGTCGAGATCCAGAAGGTCAAGAACGATGTCCGGCTGCCGTCCCACGCAATGCTCGAGGCGCGCCTGCCGGCCGGCGCGGCGCCTGCGCCGCCGCGCGCCGATGCGCCGCCCTCGATCGACACGCAGTGGTCGGCGGCGGCACGCGTCATCAGCGCCGTGCTGGCGGATCTCGATGCCGAATCGGAGCCGGTGCGCGGCGCGGCACCCGTGTGGGCGTCGCCGCAGGAAGCGCCGTCCGGCGCCGTGCTCGCGGCCGCGCTGGCACGATCGGTGAGCGGCAGCGGACTATTCTACGAATCGCACCTGCTTGAATTCGCCATGGGGCTGCGCACGCTGTCGCAGCTGGCCGAGGAGCCGCAGGTTCGCCTGACGCAGCCGCTGCAGCAGCCGGCCACCGCTGCTGCCCCTCTGGGGCAACCGGTTCTGGCGGTGCAGCCGGCCGCGGCCCAGGCTCCAGCCGCGGCGCCTCTCTCCGCTGCCGGCGGGCCCGCTCCTGCGCCGTCCGATGCATTGCCGCAGGCACTGCCGTCCGCCCAGATTCATCAGGCCGCAGTGGCCTCCGCAACCCACATGGCAGCGATGGCCGGCGGCGAGCGCATGGCCGGCCCCGGCATCGGCGAAACCGGTGCATCCGCAAGCTCGGCGCGCGCGGCAGCGCCGGCCGCCGCTGCGGCCGAGCTGATCCATCCGCAGACCGCCACGCTGGTGCACCAGCAGCTCGACCTGCTGGCCACCGCCGTGTTCCGCTGGAGCGGCCAGGCATGGCCGAATGTGCCGATGGCGTGGTCGATCCACGAAGAGACAGCCGAACAACCCGACCATGCGCCGGAAGACCGGGGCGACGGGCGCAGCACGCCCCCGCGCCGCTGGACCACCACGGTGTCCCTCACGCTGCCGAAGCTGGGCGCGGTGGATCTTCGCTTGAGCCTCACGGGCGAACTCGTCCAGGCGCACCTGGCCGCAAGCCAAGCCGCAACGCTGGCCCGTTTGCGCAGCGGCGGTGGCGAACTGGCGCCGCGTCTCGAGGCTGCGGGCCTGCGGCTACAGGACCTGCAGATCACGGCCATGGAGCGCACCGCATGA
- a CDS encoding flagellar protein FliT has product MPVRHEVIHCYGELASAMSLMASLARAREWDRLPELEARCAALVDRLKAVGAVSLDAAQLEQVRGLIARIHADQDEVCGLVKPQLERLVDKMAQLQNRSDLGKAYGLPY; this is encoded by the coding sequence GTGCCAGTCCGCCACGAAGTCATCCATTGCTATGGCGAGCTCGCCTCGGCCATGTCGCTCATGGCCTCGCTGGCCCGCGCCAGGGAGTGGGACCGGCTGCCCGAGCTCGAGGCCCGCTGCGCGGCGCTGGTCGACCGGCTCAAGGCCGTCGGCGCGGTGTCGCTGGACGCGGCGCAGCTGGAACAGGTGCGCGGGCTGATCGCGCGCATCCACGCCGACCAGGACGAGGTGTGCGGGCTCGTCAAGCCGCAGCTCGAACGCCTGGTGGACAAGATGGCCCAGCTGCAGAACCGCAGCGATCTTGGCAAGGCCTACGGCCTGCCGTACTGA
- the fliS gene encoding flagellar export chaperone FliS, whose amino-acid sequence MYTPHTFRTGASAYARVGMETRTMSASPHQLIVMLFDGVVTSIGMARHHMATGDMVAKGNAISKAISIVDNGLKAGLDAKAAGAAGAELVGNLSALYDYVIRRLLYANLRNEPKALDEAEALLENVASAWREIGGASAGN is encoded by the coding sequence ATGTACACCCCCCACACATTCAGGACCGGTGCCAGCGCGTATGCGCGCGTCGGCATGGAAACGCGCACCATGAGCGCATCGCCGCACCAGCTCATCGTCATGCTGTTCGACGGCGTCGTCACCAGCATCGGCATGGCCCGGCACCACATGGCCACCGGCGACATGGTCGCCAAGGGCAACGCAATTTCCAAAGCCATCAGCATCGTCGACAACGGCCTGAAGGCCGGCCTCGACGCCAAGGCGGCGGGCGCGGCCGGCGCCGAACTGGTGGGCAACCTGTCGGCGCTCTACGACTACGTCATTCGCCGGCTGCTCTACGCGAACCTGCGCAACGAGCCCAAGGCGCTCGACGAGGCCGAGGCACTGCTCGAGAACGTCGCGTCCGCATGGCGCGAGATCGGCGGCGCCAGTGCCGGCAATTGA
- the fliD gene encoding flagellar filament capping protein FliD, with product MASISSLGVGSNLDLSTLLTQLQTAESQPLVALQQRQVSYTSKLSAYGTLQSSLGTLQAAAKKLSDPALFLGVKAASSAPDVLTAAAGGTAAAGTYAVEVTQLAQSQSLVAAGQASTTTAIGSGTITIDFGTVTGGTLDAATGTYTGAGFTPDTARTAVPITIDGSNNTLAGIRDAINAAKAGVSASIVNDGSGTPNRLVLTSSQTGETSSMRVSVAGDAALQNLLNNDPAGTQNLRQTVAGQNAKLTVNGIAVTSASNTVKEAIQGTTLTLLKTGNSNLSTEADTAAVESAINDFVKAYNSLQATANKLTTYDQDSKTGAALVGDSTLRNLQTRIRQALTTPQAGGADDMKVLSEIGVAFQKDGTMAVDSAKLKSALASNLAGVSGLFASAAGSTAGYGKQLSALVDNLTSTGGALKVASDGMTASLKQLDEQYADMKTRVDAKVERYRAQFTQLDLLMSQMNSTSNYLTQQFASMQNSSK from the coding sequence ATGGCATCGATCAGCAGCCTGGGCGTCGGCTCCAACCTCGACCTGAGCACTTTGCTCACCCAGCTCCAGACGGCAGAGAGCCAGCCGCTCGTGGCGCTGCAGCAGCGCCAGGTGAGCTATACGAGCAAGCTCTCGGCCTACGGCACGCTGCAAAGCTCGCTCGGCACGCTGCAGGCTGCGGCCAAGAAGCTGTCCGACCCGGCGCTCTTCCTGGGCGTGAAGGCCGCCTCCAGCGCGCCCGACGTGCTGACCGCGGCAGCCGGAGGCACGGCCGCGGCCGGTACCTATGCCGTCGAGGTGACGCAGCTTGCGCAGTCGCAGTCGCTGGTTGCGGCGGGCCAGGCGAGCACCACCACGGCCATCGGCAGCGGAACCATCACCATCGATTTCGGCACCGTCACCGGCGGCACGCTCGATGCGGCAACCGGCACGTACACGGGGGCAGGCTTCACGCCGGACACTGCCCGCACGGCCGTGCCGATCACCATCGACGGCAGCAACAACACGCTGGCGGGCATTCGCGACGCCATCAACGCCGCCAAGGCCGGCGTCTCGGCCAGCATCGTGAACGACGGCAGCGGCACGCCCAACCGGCTCGTGCTGACCTCCTCGCAGACCGGCGAGACCTCGAGCATGCGCGTCTCTGTGGCCGGCGATGCGGCGCTGCAGAACCTGCTGAACAACGATCCCGCGGGCACGCAGAACCTGCGCCAGACGGTGGCGGGGCAGAACGCGAAGCTCACCGTGAACGGCATTGCCGTGACCAGCGCGAGCAACACCGTGAAGGAAGCCATCCAGGGCACCACGCTGACGCTGCTCAAGACCGGCAACAGCAACCTGTCGACCGAGGCCGACACCGCCGCGGTGGAGTCGGCGATCAACGATTTCGTCAAGGCCTACAACAGCCTGCAGGCCACGGCCAACAAGCTGACCACCTACGACCAGGACTCCAAGACCGGTGCCGCGCTCGTCGGCGACTCGACGCTGCGCAACCTGCAGACGCGCATCCGCCAGGCGCTCACCACGCCGCAGGCCGGTGGGGCGGACGACATGAAGGTGCTGTCGGAAATCGGCGTCGCGTTCCAGAAGGACGGCACCATGGCGGTCGATTCGGCCAAGCTCAAGTCGGCCCTGGCCAGCAACCTGGCCGGCGTTTCCGGGCTGTTCGCGAGCGCCGCCGGCAGCACCGCCGGCTACGGCAAGCAGCTGAGCGCGCTGGTGGACAACCTCACCTCCACCGGCGGCGCGCTGAAGGTCGCTTCCGATGGCATGACCGCCTCGCTCAAGCAGCTCGACGAGCAGTACGCCGACATGAAGACGCGCGTGGACGCCAAGGTGGAGCGCTATCGCGCGCAGTTCACCCAGCTCGACCTGCTCATGAGCCAGATGAACAGCACCAGCAACTATCTCACGCAGCAGTTCGCGAGCATGCAGAACAGCAGCAAGTAG
- a CDS encoding flagellar protein FlaG yields the protein MSIPVTPAADGPWWMQALSERTAGKAAAESAAAPSDAVDEATPAQVAQAVKEANASLQSRSVGLQFEMDEDTDKLIVRVVDRESGEVIRQIPSEEVVRIAKVLGKAPGLLVSREA from the coding sequence ATGTCGATCCCCGTGACCCCTGCGGCAGACGGCCCGTGGTGGATGCAGGCGCTCTCCGAGCGCACCGCCGGCAAGGCCGCCGCGGAGTCCGCGGCCGCGCCGTCGGACGCGGTGGACGAAGCCACGCCCGCGCAGGTCGCGCAGGCGGTGAAGGAAGCCAACGCTTCGCTGCAGAGCCGCTCGGTCGGGCTGCAGTTCGAGATGGACGAGGACACCGACAAGCTCATCGTCAGGGTGGTCGACCGGGAAAGCGGCGAGGTCATCCGCCAGATCCCTTCCGAGGAAGTGGTGCGCATCGCCAAGGTGCTGGGCAAGGCGCCGGGCCTCCTGGTGAGCCGGGAAGCCTGA
- a CDS encoding flagellin FliC yields MAQVINTNSLSLLTQNNLNASQSSLNTAIQRLSSGLRINSAKDDAAGQAIANRFTANIRGLTQASRNANDGISLAQTTEGALKEVNNNLQRVRELSVQAANGSNSGSDLQSIQDEIKLRLGEIDRVSKQTDFNGVKVLSSSAKPLTVQVGANDGETIDIDLKEISSKTLGMQGFNVNGPQAKTGASFDGTATMVGTSADVDAAAAQKVYGATTNVTTSAVTEKTGGTLATSLGVAAGSVTFGAEALSDDAGNWYAEVTITPGSAAEAMALNNEGFTDAANGVAQRFYVALDPQAADTTTTAGTAAFALDTSKVSVASLQTGSTANPLEAIDAALKQVDDLRSSLGAVQNRFDSVISNLGTAITNLSSSRSRIEDADYATEVSNMTRAQILQQAGTSVLAQANQTTQGVLSLLR; encoded by the coding sequence ATGGCGCAAGTCATCAACACCAACAGCCTTTCCCTGCTCACGCAGAACAATCTCAACGCGTCGCAATCGTCGTTGAACACGGCGATCCAGCGCCTGTCTTCCGGCCTGCGCATCAACAGCGCCAAGGACGACGCCGCCGGCCAGGCCATTGCCAACCGCTTCACGGCCAACATCCGCGGCCTGACGCAAGCCTCGCGCAACGCCAACGACGGCATCTCGCTGGCGCAGACCACGGAAGGCGCGCTCAAGGAAGTGAACAACAACCTGCAGCGCGTTCGCGAACTGTCGGTGCAAGCCGCCAACGGCAGCAACTCGGGCAGCGACCTGCAGTCCATCCAGGACGAAATCAAGCTGCGCCTCGGTGAAATCGACCGTGTGTCGAAGCAGACCGACTTCAACGGCGTGAAGGTCCTGTCGTCGTCGGCCAAGCCGCTGACCGTGCAGGTCGGCGCCAACGACGGCGAGACCATCGACATCGACCTGAAGGAAATCAGCTCGAAGACGCTCGGCATGCAAGGCTTCAACGTCAACGGCCCGCAAGCCAAGACCGGCGCGAGCTTCGACGGCACCGCCACGATGGTCGGCACCTCGGCCGACGTGGATGCCGCCGCCGCACAGAAGGTGTACGGCGCAACGACCAACGTCACGACCTCCGCCGTGACCGAGAAGACCGGCGGCACGCTGGCAACCAGCCTGGGCGTGGCCGCCGGTAGCGTGACCTTCGGTGCCGAGGCACTGAGCGACGACGCTGGCAACTGGTACGCGGAAGTCACCATCACGCCGGGCAGCGCTGCCGAAGCGATGGCCCTGAACAACGAAGGGTTCACCGACGCAGCAAACGGCGTGGCTCAACGCTTCTATGTCGCACTGGATCCGCAAGCCGCCGACACGACCACGACCGCCGGCACTGCCGCTTTCGCGCTCGACACCTCGAAGGTCTCCGTGGCCAGCCTGCAGACCGGCTCGACCGCCAACCCCCTCGAAGCGATCGACGCGGCGCTCAAGCAAGTCGACGACCTGCGCAGCTCGCTGGGTGCGGTGCAGAACCGTTTCGACTCGGTGATCTCCAACCTCGGCACCGCCATCACCAACCTGTCGTCGTCGCGTTCGCGCATCGAAGACGCCGACTACGCAACCGAAGTGTCGAACATGACCCGTGCGCAGATCCTGCAGCAAGCCGGCACCTCGGTGCTGGCCCAGGCGAACCAGACCACGCAAGGCGTGCTGTCGCTCCTGCGTTGA
- the fliE gene encoding flagellar hook-basal body complex protein FliE — MSITAIESVLQQMRTAALQSGIAQPAAEAAQPGGFAAELRRSLDNISTSQTKAYGQAEDFEMGKPGVALNDVMVDLQKANVAFQTGLQVRNRLVAAYQEVMNLPA, encoded by the coding sequence ATGTCGATTACCGCCATCGAATCCGTCCTGCAGCAGATGCGGACCGCCGCGCTCCAGAGCGGCATTGCGCAACCCGCCGCCGAGGCGGCCCAGCCCGGGGGCTTTGCGGCCGAACTCCGGCGCTCGCTCGACAACATCAGCACGTCGCAGACCAAGGCCTACGGGCAGGCCGAGGACTTCGAAATGGGCAAGCCCGGCGTGGCGCTGAACGACGTGATGGTCGACCTGCAGAAGGCCAACGTGGCCTTCCAGACCGGGCTGCAGGTGCGCAACCGGCTGGTGGCGGCCTACCAGGAAGTGATGAACCTGCCCGCCTGA
- the fliF gene encoding flagellar basal-body MS-ring/collar protein FliF codes for MSSAAPAGASPAPSPASGLAERLRTQPKLPLIVGAAAIAAAAAAFLLWSRAPDYGVLYTNVTDRDGGAIIASLQQMNVPYKFAEGGGAILVARDKVPEVRLKLASQGLPKGGGVGFELMDNQKFGTSNFAEQVNYQRGLEGELARSVESIGSVESARIHLALPKPSLFVRDQKKPSASVILTLHRGRSIDEGQVSAIVHMVSSSVPELNAKSVTVVDQHGNLLSAANAGARGLDVSQLKYAQEIEQGYIRRIEAILQPIVGASNVRAQVAADIDFSVVERTEESYKPNQDPRAAAIRSQQSSESAQQGATPPGGVPGALSNQPPQTPSAPITAPPAAANAAAPAPGAATVVASSAPGSSRKDVTTNYELDRSIRHVQQGAGGVKRLSVAVVVNHREAADSAGKLSQRALTPAEIEQIRNLAKEAMGFSQERGDSLNVVNSAFAREGRDEQPGPVLPFWRDPANLGLAMTIAQYLLLAGLALFAWFAVLRPLLRKHLAPPAAAVPDAAAAHGAADDETVSQDNARLREIERQKADLDYAHQTADQDPRLVATLIKHWMNS; via the coding sequence ATGAGTTCGGCGGCACCCGCGGGCGCCAGCCCGGCGCCCTCGCCCGCCTCCGGCCTTGCCGAGCGGCTTCGCACCCAGCCGAAGCTGCCGCTGATCGTCGGCGCGGCCGCCATCGCCGCGGCCGCCGCGGCGTTCCTGCTCTGGAGCCGCGCCCCGGACTACGGCGTGCTCTACACCAACGTGACGGACCGCGACGGCGGCGCCATCATCGCGTCGCTGCAGCAGATGAACGTGCCCTACAAGTTCGCCGAAGGCGGCGGCGCGATCCTGGTGGCGCGCGACAAGGTGCCTGAAGTGCGCCTGAAGCTCGCGTCCCAGGGCCTGCCGAAGGGCGGAGGGGTCGGCTTCGAGCTGATGGACAACCAGAAGTTCGGCACCAGCAATTTCGCAGAACAGGTCAACTACCAGCGCGGGCTCGAAGGCGAGCTGGCGCGCTCGGTCGAATCGATCGGCTCGGTCGAGTCGGCGCGCATCCACCTGGCCCTGCCCAAGCCTTCGCTCTTCGTGCGCGACCAGAAGAAGCCCTCGGCCTCGGTGATCCTGACGCTGCACCGCGGCCGCAGCATCGACGAAGGCCAGGTCAGCGCCATCGTGCACATGGTCTCCAGCAGCGTGCCCGAACTCAACGCCAAGAGCGTGACCGTGGTCGACCAGCACGGCAACCTGCTGTCGGCCGCCAATGCCGGCGCGCGCGGCCTGGACGTGAGCCAACTGAAGTACGCACAGGAAATCGAGCAGGGCTACATCCGCCGCATCGAGGCGATCCTGCAGCCCATCGTGGGCGCGAGCAATGTGCGCGCGCAGGTCGCGGCCGACATCGATTTCTCCGTGGTCGAACGCACCGAGGAAAGCTACAAGCCGAACCAGGACCCGCGTGCCGCGGCCATCCGCAGCCAACAGTCGAGCGAGTCGGCGCAGCAGGGCGCCACGCCGCCGGGCGGCGTGCCGGGCGCGTTGTCGAACCAGCCGCCGCAGACGCCGAGCGCGCCCATCACCGCGCCGCCGGCGGCTGCGAACGCCGCCGCACCTGCGCCGGGCGCGGCCACGGTGGTGGCCAGCTCGGCACCGGGCAGCTCGCGCAAGGACGTGACGACCAACTACGAGCTCGATCGTTCGATCCGCCATGTGCAGCAAGGCGCGGGCGGCGTGAAGCGGCTGTCGGTGGCCGTGGTGGTGAACCACCGCGAGGCCGCGGACAGTGCCGGCAAGCTGAGCCAGCGCGCGCTCACGCCGGCCGAGATCGAGCAGATCAGGAACCTGGCCAAGGAAGCGATGGGCTTCAGCCAGGAGCGCGGCGACTCGCTCAACGTGGTCAACAGCGCCTTCGCCCGCGAAGGCCGCGACGAGCAGCCCGGGCCCGTCCTGCCGTTCTGGCGCGACCCCGCCAACCTCGGGCTCGCCATGACCATCGCGCAGTACCTGCTGCTTGCCGGCCTCGCGCTGTTCGCCTGGTTCGCGGTGCTGCGGCCGCTGCTGCGCAAGCACCTCGCGCCGCCTGCCGCCGCCGTGCCCGACGCGGCGGCGGCCCACGGCGCGGCCGACGACGAAACGGTTTCCCAGGACAACGCGCGGCTGCGCGAGATCGAGCGCCAGAAGGCCGACCTCGACTACGCGCACCAGACCGCCGACCAGGACCCGCGCCTGGTGGCCACGTTGATCAAGCATTGGATGAACTCATGA
- the fliG gene encoding flagellar motor switch protein FliG: protein MSDAGTRKSAILLMSLGEDRAAATLHHLPATEVQALGVAMARLSQVSKDELAAVLAEFRMETEQLSALHLGSGSYIRAVLRKALGDDRASNLLEDILQPDEPHGGIERLNDLEAGEVVELVRDEHPQILATLLVHLDRKKASEVLEKLPERLRHDVILRVATFGGVQPAALAELTDVLTEMLSGEGLKRSRLGGARTAAEIVNLMNSAQEEEAIAHVRAHDEALAQRIVEEMFVFENLLDLEDRYIQRLLKDIESDSLIVALKGSAPELREKFLKNMSQRAAETLREDIELRGPVRVSQVETEQKAILQVVRRLADAGEVVVSAPGTDDFV from the coding sequence ATGAGCGACGCAGGCACCCGGAAGAGCGCAATCTTGCTGATGTCGTTGGGCGAAGACCGCGCCGCCGCCACGCTGCACCACCTGCCGGCCACCGAAGTGCAGGCGCTGGGCGTTGCGATGGCGCGGCTGAGCCAGGTCTCCAAGGACGAACTCGCGGCCGTGCTGGCCGAGTTCCGCATGGAGACCGAGCAGCTGTCCGCGCTGCACCTGGGCTCGGGCAGCTACATCCGCGCCGTGCTGCGCAAGGCGCTGGGCGACGACCGCGCCAGCAACCTGCTCGAGGACATCCTGCAGCCCGACGAGCCGCACGGCGGCATCGAGCGGCTCAACGACCTCGAGGCCGGCGAAGTGGTGGAACTGGTGCGCGACGAACATCCGCAGATCCTCGCCACGCTGCTGGTCCACCTGGACCGCAAGAAAGCCTCCGAGGTGCTCGAAAAGCTGCCCGAGCGCCTGCGCCACGACGTCATCCTGCGCGTGGCCACCTTTGGCGGCGTGCAGCCGGCCGCGCTGGCCGAGCTGACCGACGTGCTCACCGAGATGCTCTCCGGCGAAGGCCTCAAGCGAAGCCGCCTGGGCGGCGCGCGCACTGCGGCCGAGATCGTCAACCTGATGAACAGCGCGCAGGAAGAAGAAGCCATTGCCCATGTGCGCGCCCACGACGAAGCGCTGGCCCAGCGCATCGTCGAGGAGATGTTCGTGTTCGAGAACCTGCTCGACCTGGAGGACCGCTACATCCAGCGCCTGCTCAAGGACATCGAGTCCGATTCGCTCATCGTCGCGCTCAAGGGCTCAGCGCCCGAGCTGCGCGAGAAGTTCCTCAAGAACATGTCGCAGCGCGCGGCCGAGACGCTGCGCGAGGACATCGAGCTGCGCGGCCCGGTGCGAGTGTCGCAGGTCGAGACCGAGCAGAAGGCGATCCTGCAGGTCGTGCGCCGCCTGGCCGATGCCGGCGAGGTCGTCGTCTCTGCACCTGGAACCGATGATTTCGTCTGA
- the fliH gene encoding flagellar assembly protein FliH, translating to MISSDASFAARPRLSAWQRWEMGSLDADALAARTASIEAPAPPRVDPAALAREAELERLRLEARATGEAEGRREGWAQGHAEGHAEGLAVGLAAASAHAEQLRALAAALPAALRSAETELADAILVLALDVAHRVIHRTLRVEPEWVLALVQDLLHTEPALQGEPRLLLHPEDVALVKNSLGSELQAAGWQVRADDTLARGGCRVRSASGEMDATLATRWKRVAGAFSRDAEPDGA from the coding sequence ATGATTTCGTCTGACGCTTCCTTCGCCGCGCGTCCGCGCCTGTCCGCCTGGCAGCGCTGGGAGATGGGTTCGCTGGACGCGGACGCGCTGGCAGCGCGCACCGCCAGCATCGAAGCGCCTGCGCCGCCACGGGTGGACCCGGCCGCCCTGGCACGCGAGGCCGAGCTCGAGCGCCTGCGCCTGGAAGCGCGCGCCACCGGCGAGGCCGAAGGCCGCCGCGAGGGCTGGGCGCAGGGCCATGCCGAAGGGCACGCTGAAGGCCTGGCCGTTGGCCTGGCTGCGGCCAGCGCGCATGCCGAGCAGCTGCGCGCACTGGCCGCAGCGCTGCCGGCTGCACTGCGCAGCGCGGAAACCGAGTTGGCCGATGCCATCCTGGTGCTCGCGCTCGATGTCGCGCACCGGGTCATCCATCGCACCTTGCGCGTCGAGCCCGAATGGGTTCTTGCGCTGGTGCAGGACCTGCTGCACACCGAACCCGCGCTGCAGGGCGAGCCTCGCCTGCTGCTGCACCCCGAAGACGTGGCGCTGGTGAAAAACAGCCTCGGCAGCGAACTGCAGGCCGCCGGCTGGCAGGTGCGCGCCGACGACACCCTGGCCCGCGGCGGCTGCCGCGTGCGCTCCGCGAGCGGCGAGATGGACGCAACGCTCGCGACCCGCTGGAAGCGCGTGGCCGGCGCCTTCTCGCGCGATGCCGAACCCGATGGAGCCTGA